In Kwoniella dendrophila CBS 6074 chromosome 7, complete sequence, the following proteins share a genomic window:
- a CDS encoding signal recognition particle protein SRP54 gives MVLADLGARLHGALNQLSRASVVDDRVIDALLKELCAALLESDVNVKLVSQLRTKVKAKVKKSLEEAEKAAGREANKKNVVQKAVFDELVALVDPGVEPYKPVKGKTNVLMAVGIQGAGKTTTCTKLAVHYARRGMKTGLVCADTFRAGAFDQLKQNATKAKIPFYGSYTETDPVAIASLGVEKFRKERFDVIIVDTSGRHKQESELFEEMVAISAAVRPDMTIMVLDASIGQAAEAQSRAFKDSADFGAIIVTKLDGHAKGGGAISAVAVTKTPIIFLGTGEHLNDLEKFSPEPFISKLLGMGDMQGLVEHMQDIARSNDPDKQKDLAKKLEQGKFTIRDWKDQLSNIMSMGSLSKIASMIPGMPANMLGGEGGEEEASSKLKRMIYITDAMRQDELDSDGLIFVSFDKAGNPIGLNRRAKRVAKGSGTSVREVEELLAQARMMAGMAKQAGGANGWMSAMQKMQAAAGGKPLGPNGQPSPAQIEAMRKAMPPELMRKIRAAGPQGAQKMMQDMMGGMGGMPGMGGPGGAGGMDMGAMMRNMMGGGGGGGGMPDMSQMGEMMKNMGMGGGGGGMPDMSQLMKMMGRG, from the exons ATGGTCTTAGCAGATTTAGGAGCAAGATTACATGGAGCTttgaatcagctttcaaGAGCATCGGTGGTGGATGATCGT GTGATAGATGCTTTACTGAAAGAGTTATGTGCAGCTTTACTAGAATCGGATGTCAATGTTAAATTAGTTTCTCAGCTGCGTACGAAAGTAAAAGCTAAA gtgaagaaaagcttagaagaagctgagaAAGCAGCAGGAAGAGAAGCAAATAAGAAAAATGTTGTCCAGAAG GCTGTATTTGACGAATTAGTAGCATTAGTAGATCCAGGTGTTGAACCATATAAACCTGTAAAAGGGAAAACCAATGTCTTAATGGCTGTTGGTATACAGGGTGCAGGTAAAACAACTACATGTACAAAATTAGCTGTACATTATgcaagaagaggaatgaaAACTGGTTTAGTATGTGCAGATACTTTCCGTGCTGGTgcttttgatcaattgaaaca AAACGCAACGAAAGCAAAGATACCTTTCTATGGTAGTTATACAGAAACAGATCCTGTTGCTATCGCTTCATTGGGTGTAGAGAAATTCAGAAAAG AACGATTCGATGTGATTATTGTGGATACATCCGGTCGACATAAACAGGAATCTGAACTATTCGAAGAAATGGTAGCTATTTCAGCAGCTGTTAGACCAGATATGACAATAATGGTATTAGACGCGTCGATAGGTCAAGCGGCCGAAGCACAAAGTAGAGCATTTAAAGATAGTGCAGATTTCGGTGCTATAATAGTAACCAAATTAGATGGTCAtgctaaaggtggtggagctaTCTCAGC TGTTGCTGTAACGAAAACACCAATAATATTCTTAGGTACAGGAGAACATTTGAACGATTTAGAGAAATTTTCGCCTGAACCTTttatatcaaaattgttAGGTATGGGTGATATGCAAGGATTAGTTGAACATATGCAAGATATTGCAAGATCAAACGATCCTGATAAAcaaaaagatttagctaaaaaattagaacaaggtaaatttaCAATAAGAGATTGGAAagatcaattatcaaatataatgTCAATGGGTTCATTATCAAAAATAGCTTCAATGATTCCAGGTATGCCTGCAAATATGTTAGGTggagaaggtggtgaagaagaagcttcatcaaaattaaagAGAATGATTTATATCACTGATGCTATGagacaagatgaattagattcaGATGGTTTAATCTTT GTAAGCTTTGATAAAGCAGGTAATCCAATAGGATTGAATAGACGTGCTAAACGAGTAGCCAAAGGAAGTGGAACAAGTGTCAGAGAagtagaagaattattagctCAAGCTAGAATGATGGCTGGTATGGCTAAACAAGCAGGAGGGGCAAATGGCTGGATGTCAGCAATGCAAAAAATGCAAGCTGCTGCTGGAGGTAAACCTTTAGGTCCAAATGGTCAGCCGTCACCTGCTCAAATCGAGGCTATGCGA AAAGCTATGCCTCCCGAACTTATGCGAAAGATACGTGCCGCTGGTCCTCAGGGTGCTCAAAAGATGATGCAAGATATGATGGGTGGAATGGGTGGTATGCCAGGTATGGGTGGACCAGGAGGTGCAGGAGGTATGGATATGGGAGCCATGATGAGAAACATGATgggtggtggaggtggtggtggtggtatgcCTGACATGAGTCAAATGGGcgaaatgatgaagaacatgggaatgggtggtggtggaggaggaatGCCAG ACATGAGTCAGCTCATGAAAATGATGGGAAGAGGTTAG